In Vigna radiata var. radiata cultivar VC1973A chromosome 3, Vradiata_ver6, whole genome shotgun sequence, the following proteins share a genomic window:
- the LOC106756884 gene encoding uncharacterized protein LOC106756884, which translates to MVRIRGASSSHREASSSRGQPSSSSHDERRRPMTSVRRRRIEEYRMDVIDEHHYEDHEESIQQGHREEDYVQHEDVQEQDDYSEEEDEDEDGDEVQDDGFPRGPHDTSLLTHYSQHVAYVIWQGQDRGEIQLSTHGKKLKNFGMYHEAIKPYISMSGLASLVNLSYEYADHELIVSLAER; encoded by the exons ATGGTAAGAATTAGAGGCGCATCATCTTCCCATCGAGAGGCTTCATCGTCTCGTGGTcaaccatcatcttcatcacatGATGAAAGGAGACGACCTATGACTTCTGTTCGTAGAAGACGCATAGAGGAATATCGCATGGACGTCATTGATGAGCATCATTATGAGGACCACGAGGAGTCTATACAACAGGGACATCGTGAGGAGGACTATGTTCAGCATGAGGATGTTCAAGAGCAAGATGACTatagtgaggaagaagatgaagatgaagatggagatgAAGTTCAAGATGATGGATTTCCAAGAGGTCCACATGACACCTCCTTACTTACACATTATTCCCAGCATGTTGCATATGTCATATGGCAAGGCCAG GATCGAGGGGAGATTCAATTGAGTACccatggtaaaaaattaaaaaattttggaatgTATCATGAGGCTATCAAGCCATATATATCCATGTCGGGGTTGGCTTCCTTAGTCAACCTATCCTACGAGTATGCTGATCATGAATTGATCGTTTCACTTGCGGAGAGATGA